A genomic window from Herbiconiux aconitum includes:
- a CDS encoding aminodeoxychorismate lyase codes for MVDVTGERMGDLVVFLEEGAAAADTMRDAAAGTFGDPGTQSGTAPHSTPPTQGDPATQSPAATQTPAQTTTPTQRGAVPLAEARIGVADLAVTRGDGIFESIGVIDGRFIELDRHLRRLEHSAALLDLPRPDSAAFAEAARRGLDAHSAEPELLVKLFYSRGIEGAGIPSGWVEVLTGDDHRAARSTGIRVVTLDRGYRHDIAQTSPWLLQGAKTLSYALNKAALREAARRDADDVIFVSTDDVVLEGPTSNVLVRHGDLFRTPRTDLGILAGTTQAAVFETLMARGFETIEAALSVADLASADAVWLLSSGRLLAPVRELDGQAMPVDREFSESLLTETFGVHP; via the coding sequence ATGGTGGATGTGACGGGCGAACGGATGGGCGACCTGGTCGTGTTCCTCGAGGAGGGCGCAGCCGCTGCCGACACGATGAGGGACGCGGCGGCCGGCACGTTCGGCGACCCCGGCACACAGAGCGGCACAGCCCCGCACAGCACCCCGCCAACCCAGGGCGACCCCGCCACACAGAGCCCCGCAGCCACGCAGACCCCCGCGCAGACCACCACCCCCACACAGCGCGGCGCGGTTCCGCTCGCCGAGGCCCGCATCGGCGTCGCCGATCTCGCCGTCACGCGCGGAGACGGCATCTTCGAGTCGATCGGCGTCATCGACGGCCGGTTCATCGAGCTCGACCGCCACCTCCGGCGCCTGGAGCACTCTGCCGCCCTCCTCGACCTCCCGCGACCCGACAGCGCAGCATTCGCCGAGGCCGCGCGGCGCGGTCTCGACGCGCACTCCGCCGAACCCGAGCTGCTGGTGAAGCTCTTCTACAGTCGCGGGATCGAGGGCGCCGGCATCCCCAGCGGCTGGGTCGAGGTGCTCACGGGAGACGACCATCGCGCGGCCCGCAGCACGGGCATCCGTGTCGTGACGCTCGACCGTGGCTACCGGCACGACATCGCGCAGACCTCGCCGTGGCTGTTGCAGGGCGCCAAGACGCTCTCCTACGCGTTGAACAAGGCTGCCCTCCGCGAAGCGGCTCGACGAGACGCCGACGACGTGATCTTCGTGAGCACCGACGACGTGGTGCTCGAGGGCCCGACCTCGAACGTGCTGGTGCGGCACGGCGATCTGTTCCGCACTCCGCGAACGGATCTCGGCATCCTGGCCGGCACGACGCAGGCCGCCGTCTTCGAGACCCTCATGGCCCGAGGCTTCGAGACAATTGAGGCTGCGCTCTCTGTGGCTGATCTCGCCTCGGCCGATGCCGTCTGGCTGCTCTCCAGCGGCCGCCTCCTGGCTCCGGTTCGCGAACTCGACGGGCAAGCCATGCCGGTCGACCGCGAATTCAGCGAAAGCCTGCTCACCGAGACCTTCGGCGTGCACCCGTGA
- a CDS encoding FadR/GntR family transcriptional regulator, which translates to MVPDLPAESQVIPSRLPVGRLGVAVVAELVELIVTGRLEEGALLPPEGPLSERFGVSRTVLRESVKRLEEKGLVIVSQGRGTQVLAPGYWNMLDPVVLSALIDNDQSLGVLDQLTIVRASLESAMAGSVAASHTTEGLRRLENALTAMRESESETDSFRQADVVFHYALMEISTNRLAENIAKHLYKRAVESTRYQGINPPDATALTLDEHAAIVDAIARNDQAGAEKAMHDHIHGSWERRRLPDHAPLKRSQRAKPQSSETQAGKPQSGKPQSGKPQSSE; encoded by the coding sequence ATGGTGCCTGATCTTCCGGCCGAGTCCCAAGTGATTCCCTCGCGGCTTCCCGTCGGGCGGCTGGGTGTCGCTGTCGTCGCCGAACTGGTCGAACTCATCGTCACGGGTCGCTTGGAAGAGGGAGCCTTGCTTCCACCCGAGGGGCCACTGAGCGAGCGGTTCGGCGTCAGCCGCACGGTCTTGCGCGAGTCGGTCAAACGGCTCGAAGAGAAAGGGCTCGTCATCGTCTCCCAGGGGCGCGGCACCCAGGTGCTTGCGCCCGGCTACTGGAACATGCTCGATCCGGTGGTGCTCTCGGCCCTGATCGACAACGACCAGAGTCTCGGCGTTCTCGACCAACTCACCATCGTGCGAGCCAGCCTCGAATCGGCGATGGCCGGTTCGGTCGCGGCATCCCACACCACAGAAGGGTTGCGACGGCTGGAGAACGCGCTCACCGCAATGCGGGAGAGCGAATCCGAGACCGATTCCTTCCGCCAGGCCGACGTCGTTTTTCACTACGCCCTGATGGAGATCTCGACGAATCGCCTCGCCGAGAACATCGCGAAGCACCTCTACAAGCGGGCCGTCGAATCAACCCGCTACCAGGGGATCAATCCTCCTGACGCCACCGCGTTGACGCTCGACGAGCACGCCGCGATCGTCGACGCGATCGCACGCAACGACCAGGCCGGCGCCGAGAAGGCCATGCACGACCACATCCACGGCTCATGGGAACGTCGGCGGCTTCCCGACCACGCTCCGCTCAAGCGGTCACAGCGGGCCAAGCCCCAATCGAGCGAGACTCAGGCGGGCAAGCCTCAGTCGGGCAAGCCTCAGTCGGGCAAGCCTCAGTCGAGCGAGTAG
- a CDS encoding cupin domain-containing protein encodes MTPADSGSADELTQNLKRTTIQHEHSSIPGRDIVQVLTEIPEGVSSGWHHHPGEEVGYIVAGTVRMERRDGETIILNAGDGFLIPPRVPHNATDLGPGTGRMLSTYIVEAEEPVSTLET; translated from the coding sequence ATGACTCCCGCCGATTCGGGTTCCGCCGACGAGCTGACCCAGAACCTCAAGCGAACGACGATCCAGCACGAGCACTCGTCGATCCCCGGGCGGGACATCGTGCAAGTGCTCACCGAGATCCCCGAGGGCGTCTCGTCGGGCTGGCATCACCATCCCGGTGAGGAGGTCGGCTACATCGTCGCCGGCACGGTGCGCATGGAACGCCGTGACGGGGAGACGATCATCCTGAACGCGGGTGACGGATTCCTGATCCCGCCGCGCGTGCCGCACAACGCCACCGACCTCGGCCCTGGCACCGGGCGGATGCTCTCCACCTACATCGTCGAGGCAGAGGAGCCGGTCTCGACGCTCGAGACCTAG
- a CDS encoding carboxylesterase/lipase family protein, translating to MATLVSTDVRVTGGVVRGLREGSTVAWRGIPYAAPPVGALRFRSPHPVVAWNGSRDASTFGLVAPQAYKGQFTGVPPSIPSGEDCLTVNVVSPANPRSGSMPVMVFIHGGGYSAGSSREFTGQGESFVRTGQVVYVSFNYRLGALGYLDFSRYSSRRRRIDSNLGLRDQVAALRWVQSNIASFGGDPGNVTVFGESAGGNAVTTLLAIPAARDLFHRAIAQSPPSNAVYSRALAATWAAEFIEVVRERRQHDLERELSNDETVALLTQAPATELVTAALTIQARTPEWYPGTFCLAPVVDGRFLPRHPLHAIRTGQAHRVPLIIGTNDREGAIFRGRIDILPSSAPRIHALFARAPEDARTPMHDAYPGLPARRSAADFAGDYAFWYPSVKVADFHSRYAPVHCYRFDVAPRLMKWVGLDATHGLEMFALFDQADAGFGRAMTLFGGRKPFNGAGERMRDSWLHFAAVGRPPETWPPYSEHDRRTMIIAESDRVESDPRPHRRRAWSTFLPLG from the coding sequence ATGGCGACGCTGGTGTCGACGGATGTCCGGGTGACCGGAGGCGTCGTCCGCGGCCTGCGCGAGGGGTCGACGGTCGCCTGGCGTGGCATCCCGTACGCCGCTCCACCGGTCGGTGCCCTGCGGTTCCGGTCTCCGCATCCCGTGGTTGCCTGGAACGGATCGCGCGATGCGTCCACCTTCGGACTCGTCGCTCCCCAGGCCTACAAGGGCCAGTTCACCGGCGTGCCTCCGAGCATCCCCTCCGGCGAGGACTGCCTCACGGTCAACGTGGTGTCGCCCGCAAATCCACGCAGCGGGAGCATGCCGGTGATGGTGTTCATCCACGGTGGCGGCTACAGCGCCGGCTCGTCACGGGAGTTCACCGGGCAGGGCGAGAGCTTCGTGCGAACCGGTCAGGTCGTCTACGTGAGCTTCAACTACCGGCTCGGTGCGCTCGGCTACCTCGACTTCTCGCGCTACTCCAGCCGCCGGCGACGGATCGACAGCAACCTGGGCCTGCGCGATCAGGTCGCTGCACTGCGGTGGGTGCAGAGCAACATCGCCTCCTTCGGGGGCGACCCCGGCAACGTCACGGTCTTCGGTGAATCCGCCGGAGGCAACGCCGTCACCACTCTTCTGGCCATCCCGGCAGCTCGAGATCTTTTCCACCGGGCCATCGCGCAGAGCCCGCCGTCGAACGCGGTCTACTCGCGTGCCCTCGCCGCGACCTGGGCCGCCGAGTTCATCGAGGTCGTGCGTGAGCGCCGGCAGCACGACCTCGAGCGCGAGCTGAGCAACGACGAGACCGTCGCGCTGCTCACCCAAGCACCGGCCACGGAGCTCGTCACGGCGGCGCTGACGATCCAAGCCCGCACGCCCGAGTGGTATCCCGGCACCTTCTGCCTCGCGCCGGTCGTCGACGGACGGTTCCTGCCTCGCCATCCGCTGCACGCGATCCGCACCGGCCAGGCTCACCGGGTTCCGCTCATCATCGGCACCAACGACCGGGAAGGTGCCATCTTCCGAGGCCGGATCGACATCCTGCCGAGCTCTGCGCCCCGCATCCATGCCCTGTTCGCCCGGGCGCCGGAAGACGCCCGAACCCCGATGCACGACGCCTATCCGGGGCTGCCGGCGCGACGCAGTGCGGCCGACTTCGCGGGCGACTACGCATTCTGGTACCCGAGCGTGAAGGTGGCCGATTTCCATTCCCGCTACGCGCCCGTGCACTGCTACCGCTTCGACGTGGCACCGCGCCTGATGAAGTGGGTCGGGCTCGACGCGACCCACGGACTCGAGATGTTCGCCCTGTTCGACCAGGCCGACGCCGGGTTCGGCCGGGCGATGACCCTGTTCGGCGGCCGCAAGCCCTTCAATGGGGCGGGGGAACGGATGCGCGACAGCTGGCTGCACTTCGCTGCCGTCGGCCGGCCCCCGGAGACCTGGCCGCCCTACTCGGAGCACGATCGCCGCACCATGATCATCGCTGAATCCGACCGCGTCGAATCCGACCCCCGGCCCCACCGCCGCCGGGCCTGGAGCACCTTCCTCCCCCTCGGTTAG
- a CDS encoding DUF2510 domain-containing protein, which produces MSNADGNQTTPAGWYADPAGSPQLRWWDGTAWTDHLQPAQAPVAQPAHASAPAAAPSPAPAYGYAYPAAPVLPSVPAGTPAYGPFIWVITLLPLISLLLIPLLLPSLAESLRSSLADPYSQQLYGGYTMSGLVVQGVVNLLSLVLYAAVVVLAYFDHRWLLRTGYARPFHWAFAFLGFVYPIGRSVVVRRRSGRGIAPMWVSIAIAALGLIIGIALTVWVFGVVFSTMSTGYGYVS; this is translated from the coding sequence GTGAGCAACGCCGACGGAAACCAGACGACCCCCGCTGGATGGTACGCAGATCCGGCCGGATCGCCGCAGCTGCGCTGGTGGGACGGAACCGCCTGGACCGACCATCTCCAGCCCGCCCAGGCCCCGGTCGCGCAGCCCGCACACGCGAGTGCGCCGGCCGCGGCGCCGTCGCCCGCCCCCGCATACGGCTACGCCTACCCGGCGGCGCCCGTCCTCCCCTCGGTTCCGGCCGGCACGCCGGCATACGGCCCCTTCATCTGGGTCATCACCCTCCTGCCCCTCATCTCGCTCCTGCTCATCCCCCTACTCCTCCCGAGCCTGGCGGAGTCGCTTCGCTCGTCGCTGGCAGACCCCTACAGCCAACAGCTCTACGGCGGCTACACGATGTCGGGTCTCGTGGTGCAAGGCGTCGTCAACCTCCTCAGCCTCGTGCTCTACGCGGCCGTGGTCGTTCTCGCCTATTTCGACCACCGCTGGCTACTGCGCACCGGCTACGCACGGCCGTTCCACTGGGCCTTCGCCTTCCTCGGCTTCGTGTATCCCATCGGCCGGTCGGTCGTCGTGCGCCGGCGCTCAGGGCGCGGCATCGCTCCGATGTGGGTGTCCATCGCGATCGCTGCGCTCGGCCTGATCATCGGCATCGCGCTGACGGTCTGGGTGTTCGGTGTGGTGTTCTCGACGATGTCGACCGGCTACGGCTACGTGAGCTGA
- a CDS encoding low temperature requirement protein A, whose amino-acid sequence MSDQSPANPPAGAGPNGRPGGTVLARRLRQMTGRDPNEPHRAATPLELLFDLAFVVAFSQASGQLSHYLAEAQFAPAIGAFAFAMFAICWAWINFSWFASAYDTDDWFYRITTMVQMIGVVIVALGIPPLFHSLAEGHYLDNSILVAGYVVMRIAMVAQWLRAARQDPRRRRTALTYAAFITAAQIGWVTLAIAHTTVEVALPVSLLLFAVELIGPYIAERRTGTEGTPWHAHHIAERYGLLTIIALGEGVFGTVTAVSAVVEEQSWTMEAALLVVAGIGLTFGLWWSYFLMPAAAILQRYRIKAFVWGYGHIFVYASIAATGAGLHVAAYVIEGEAVIGTVGAVLSVAIPVLILCLAIFSLYDFLVEQIDPFHFWLIAGTVALLVLSVLAATWGASLGVCLVLITLSPFVVVVGYETIGHKHEAVVLRHRLG is encoded by the coding sequence GTGAGTGACCAGTCCCCCGCGAATCCGCCCGCCGGAGCCGGCCCGAACGGCCGCCCGGGAGGCACCGTTCTCGCCCGTCGCCTCCGCCAGATGACAGGACGCGATCCGAACGAACCCCACCGCGCGGCCACTCCTCTCGAACTGCTCTTCGACCTCGCGTTCGTGGTGGCCTTCAGCCAGGCCAGCGGTCAGCTCTCGCACTATCTGGCCGAAGCCCAGTTCGCGCCGGCGATCGGCGCCTTCGCGTTCGCGATGTTCGCGATCTGTTGGGCCTGGATCAACTTCTCCTGGTTCGCCTCGGCCTACGACACCGACGACTGGTTCTACCGGATCACCACCATGGTGCAGATGATCGGCGTCGTGATCGTGGCCCTCGGCATCCCGCCCCTGTTCCACTCGCTGGCCGAAGGCCACTACCTCGACAACTCGATCCTGGTGGCCGGCTACGTGGTGATGCGCATCGCGATGGTGGCGCAGTGGTTGCGCGCCGCCCGGCAGGACCCGCGCCGACGGCGCACCGCGCTCACCTACGCCGCATTCATCACCGCGGCCCAGATCGGGTGGGTCACGCTGGCGATCGCGCACACGACCGTCGAGGTCGCGCTTCCCGTCTCCCTGCTGCTGTTCGCGGTCGAGCTGATCGGCCCCTACATCGCCGAGCGCCGTACGGGCACGGAGGGCACGCCCTGGCATGCGCACCACATCGCCGAGCGGTATGGGTTGCTGACGATCATCGCGCTCGGCGAAGGCGTGTTCGGCACGGTGACGGCGGTGTCGGCCGTGGTGGAGGAGCAGAGCTGGACGATGGAGGCCGCCCTGCTCGTGGTCGCGGGCATCGGGCTCACCTTCGGGTTGTGGTGGTCGTACTTCCTGATGCCGGCCGCGGCCATCCTGCAGCGCTACCGCATCAAGGCTTTCGTGTGGGGCTACGGGCACATCTTCGTCTACGCCTCGATCGCGGCGACAGGCGCCGGGTTGCACGTCGCCGCCTACGTGATCGAGGGCGAAGCGGTCATCGGCACGGTGGGCGCCGTGCTCTCGGTGGCCATTCCGGTGCTCATCCTGTGCCTGGCGATCTTCTCGCTCTACGACTTCTTGGTGGAGCAGATCGATCCGTTCCATTTCTGGCTGATCGCCGGCACGGTGGCACTGCTCGTTCTCTCGGTGCTCGCCGCCACCTGGGGAGCATCGCTCGGCGTGTGCCTCGTGCTCATCACACTGTCGCCGTTCGTGGTGGTGGTCGGATATGAGACCATCGGCCACAAGCACGAGGCGGTCGTCTTGAGGCACCGGCTGGGCTGA
- a CDS encoding histidine phosphatase family protein, whose product MTVSDEPRSDIPFEVPGAIVVEQPKAVPAPRVVLVRHGETEWSLSGQHTGRTDIPLTANGEEQARAVGRVLAGQTFGLVLTSPRQRATATAEIAGFGAQAEVDADLAEWDYGAYEGLTSPEIAERFGEPWNLWEDGVEPDAEGRGEQAADMLRRNTAIIERARRTLNGGDNVLLFSHGHYLRTLAATWMGLPIRAGELVVLDTASISVLGFEHGNQVLRAWNRTPWSE is encoded by the coding sequence ATGACTGTTTCAGACGAACCCCGCTCCGACATCCCCTTCGAGGTACCCGGTGCGATCGTGGTCGAGCAGCCGAAGGCGGTGCCGGCCCCCCGTGTGGTGCTTGTGCGGCACGGCGAGACTGAGTGGAGCCTGAGTGGTCAGCACACGGGTCGCACCGACATCCCGCTCACCGCGAACGGCGAAGAGCAGGCGCGGGCGGTCGGCCGGGTGCTGGCGGGCCAGACGTTCGGGCTGGTGCTGACGAGCCCGCGGCAACGGGCGACGGCCACGGCCGAGATCGCCGGATTCGGTGCCCAGGCCGAGGTCGACGCCGACCTAGCCGAGTGGGACTACGGAGCTTACGAAGGGCTCACGAGCCCCGAGATCGCCGAACGTTTCGGCGAACCGTGGAACCTGTGGGAAGACGGCGTCGAACCGGATGCGGAGGGCCGCGGCGAGCAGGCCGCCGACATGCTGCGCCGAAACACCGCGATCATCGAGCGGGCGCGCCGCACGCTGAACGGCGGCGACAACGTCTTGCTGTTCTCGCACGGCCACTATCTGCGCACGCTCGCCGCCACCTGGATGGGTCTGCCCATCCGCGCCGGCGAGCTCGTCGTGCTCGACACGGCATCGATCAGCGTGCTCGGATTCGAGCACGGCAACCAGGTGCTCCGCGCGTGGAACCGCACCCCCTGGTCGGAGTAG
- a CDS encoding VIT1/CCC1 transporter family protein: MNDLPTPDARGASVSGSAGARGTATAPTPAELRRWRQYLADERAEAQVYRELAQRRSGSEREILLALADAEGRHESHWFDLLGDAVGKPRPADFRTRMLAVLAKRFGSVFVLALMQRAEARSPYETDADATPAMAADERIHGEVVRALAARGRSRLSGTFRAAVFGANDGLVSNLALVLGIGATGVAPSVVLATGIAGLLAGALSMGAGEFVSVRSQRELLAASTPDPQAHTAVPRLDVDANELALVYRARGMSEPDALAKARDVFGGLTTSTAAIRIQRVGDAGITAPVLPSAGGADVADEHEEIGTAWQAALSSFCFFASGAIIPVLPYIFGLSGLAAVAVAAGLVGLALLGTGAVVGLLSGGPPLRRALRQLAIGFGAAAVTYVLGLAFGATVG, encoded by the coding sequence ATGAACGACTTGCCCACGCCCGACGCACGAGGCGCATCCGTCTCCGGTTCCGCCGGCGCCCGCGGCACAGCGACCGCGCCGACCCCTGCCGAGCTCCGCCGCTGGCGGCAGTACCTGGCCGACGAACGCGCCGAGGCCCAGGTCTACCGCGAGCTCGCGCAGCGGCGCAGCGGTTCGGAGCGGGAGATCCTCTTGGCCCTCGCCGACGCCGAAGGGCGGCACGAGAGCCACTGGTTCGACCTGCTCGGCGACGCCGTGGGCAAGCCTCGGCCCGCCGATTTCCGCACCCGCATGCTCGCGGTGCTCGCCAAGCGCTTCGGTTCGGTCTTCGTGCTCGCCCTCATGCAGCGGGCCGAAGCGCGATCGCCCTATGAGACGGATGCCGACGCCACGCCGGCGATGGCGGCCGACGAACGCATCCACGGCGAGGTGGTGCGGGCCCTCGCGGCGCGCGGACGCAGCCGCCTCTCGGGCACCTTCCGCGCCGCCGTCTTCGGCGCCAACGACGGACTGGTCTCCAACCTCGCCCTCGTGCTCGGCATCGGCGCCACCGGCGTCGCCCCGAGCGTGGTGCTCGCGACGGGCATCGCGGGCCTCCTCGCCGGCGCGCTCTCGATGGGAGCCGGCGAGTTCGTGTCGGTGCGGTCGCAGCGCGAGTTGCTCGCAGCATCCACCCCCGACCCGCAGGCGCACACGGCGGTGCCCCGGCTCGACGTCGACGCCAACGAGCTGGCGCTGGTCTACCGGGCGCGCGGGATGTCGGAGCCCGATGCCTTGGCGAAGGCCCGCGACGTGTTCGGAGGCCTGACCACCTCCACCGCGGCCATCCGCATCCAGCGGGTCGGTGACGCCGGCATCACGGCGCCCGTGCTGCCGTCTGCCGGCGGAGCGGATGTCGCCGACGAGCACGAGGAGATCGGCACCGCCTGGCAGGCCGCACTCTCGTCGTTCTGCTTCTTCGCGTCGGGGGCGATCATCCCGGTGCTGCCGTACATCTTCGGGCTCTCGGGGCTCGCCGCGGTGGCGGTGGCCGCCGGCCTGGTGGGCCTCGCACTGCTCGGCACGGGTGCGGTCGTGGGCCTGCTCTCGGGCGGCCCGCCGCTCCGGCGAGCGCTGCGCCAGCTCGCCATCGGCTTCGGCGCGGCGGCGGTCACGTACGTGCTGGGCCTCGCCTTCGGCGCGACCGTCGGCTAG
- a CDS encoding alpha/beta hydrolase, which translates to MSKPVILVLPGGGYHTLAPHEGEPVADWLRGLGWEARVIRYPVSTRHPGPLTVVQEAIAAERAAGASAVGVLGFSAGGHLAGHAAFTPDASNDERPDFAVLCYPVVSMVQPTHAGSRAELLGDDASDELRRATSLELLVNPGSPPVFLWSTAEDESVPVEQHTYPLAEALATAGVSHEVHVFETGPHGLGLADGHPAAAWTTLCATWLAARQPA; encoded by the coding sequence ATGAGCAAGCCCGTCATCCTCGTGCTCCCCGGAGGGGGCTACCACACGCTCGCGCCGCACGAAGGCGAGCCGGTGGCCGACTGGCTGCGCGGGCTCGGATGGGAGGCTCGGGTCATCCGTTATCCGGTGTCGACGCGGCATCCCGGCCCGCTCACCGTGGTGCAGGAGGCCATCGCCGCCGAGCGCGCGGCCGGAGCATCGGCGGTCGGGGTGCTCGGGTTCTCGGCGGGCGGCCACCTCGCCGGGCACGCGGCCTTCACGCCGGATGCCTCCAACGACGAGCGCCCCGACTTCGCCGTGCTCTGCTACCCCGTCGTGTCGATGGTGCAGCCGACCCACGCGGGCTCGCGCGCCGAATTGCTGGGCGACGACGCGTCTGACGAACTGCGCCGCGCGACGTCGCTCGAGCTGCTCGTGAACCCGGGGTCGCCGCCGGTGTTCCTCTGGTCGACCGCCGAAGACGAGTCGGTGCCCGTGGAGCAGCACACCTATCCGCTCGCAGAAGCACTCGCGACCGCCGGCGTGTCGCACGAAGTGCATGTTTTCGAGACCGGGCCGCACGGCCTGGGCCTCGCCGACGGGCATCCGGCAGCGGCCTGGACCACCCTCTGCGCCACCTGGCTCGCTGCGCGTCAGCCCGCCTGA
- a CDS encoding amidohydrolase family protein → MTDVAPTTALTVVDAVIIPMADGSDWFRGWMSVGTDGRITGLGEGDPPSAAAGRVLDARGAFVAPGFISAHSHLFTSGMRGMTPGEPLYGWVGEQSTFISAASADDIYWFTLHGCLDFLGNGVTSAYNFTDSRVVGKYDAATDTREIFAIRPEEYLFSQIDAARDAGLRTMNSIRLDSEFQPVEEAFEVFARAVEHVQQNVPAGLDLGASVFGAVQWSASAQAARDEVRAMDAHGIGNQAHFLETSEALDQQREKFRWYEEAGALRPGFLFGHFVHPDVFMSRVAADKGAGMVWQPTSNGRLGSGIADIPRFRELGMPIGVGLDDQSCTDVSDPFQNLRIGIYTQRAVNEDAGILMPRDMLRMHTLGSAEALGVDDRIGSLEVGKFADFLVVDPASPDTGPVWDVYAHYAFAMGLRNLTQVYVGGELVSQNGRSTHPLAADASRELHTRVREVAARAASRSTSRLAW, encoded by the coding sequence ATGACCGATGTCGCGCCCACCACCGCCCTCACCGTCGTCGACGCCGTGATCATCCCGATGGCCGATGGGAGCGACTGGTTCCGTGGCTGGATGAGCGTGGGAACCGACGGGCGCATCACGGGGCTCGGCGAAGGCGATCCGCCGAGTGCCGCCGCCGGCCGCGTGCTCGACGCCCGTGGCGCCTTCGTGGCCCCCGGCTTCATCTCGGCGCACAGTCACCTCTTCACCTCGGGCATGCGCGGCATGACCCCGGGCGAGCCGCTCTACGGCTGGGTGGGCGAGCAGAGCACCTTCATCTCGGCCGCCTCCGCCGACGACATCTACTGGTTCACGCTGCACGGATGCCTCGACTTTCTCGGCAACGGCGTCACGAGCGCCTACAACTTCACCGATTCGCGCGTGGTGGGAAAGTACGACGCTGCCACCGATACCCGCGAGATCTTCGCGATCCGGCCCGAGGAGTACCTGTTCAGTCAGATCGACGCTGCGCGCGACGCGGGGCTGCGCACGATGAATTCGATCCGGCTCGACAGCGAGTTCCAGCCGGTCGAGGAGGCGTTCGAGGTGTTCGCTCGGGCCGTCGAGCACGTGCAGCAGAACGTTCCCGCCGGGCTCGACCTGGGCGCCTCGGTGTTCGGCGCCGTGCAGTGGTCGGCGTCGGCCCAGGCCGCGCGCGACGAGGTGCGGGCGATGGATGCGCACGGCATCGGCAACCAGGCGCATTTCCTCGAGACGAGCGAGGCCCTCGACCAGCAGCGCGAGAAGTTCCGGTGGTACGAGGAGGCGGGGGCGCTGCGGCCGGGATTCCTGTTCGGCCACTTCGTGCATCCGGATGTCTTCATGTCACGGGTCGCAGCCGACAAGGGGGCCGGGATGGTGTGGCAGCCGACGTCGAACGGTCGGCTCGGATCGGGGATCGCCGACATCCCGCGCTTCCGCGAACTGGGCATGCCGATCGGCGTGGGGCTCGACGACCAGTCCTGCACGGATGTCTCCGACCCGTTCCAGAATCTGCGGATCGGCATCTACACCCAGCGCGCCGTGAACGAGGATGCCGGCATCCTGATGCCCCGCGACATGCTGCGCATGCACACCCTCGGCTCCGCGGAGGCGCTCGGTGTCGACGACCGGATCGGTTCGCTCGAGGTGGGCAAGTTCGCCGACTTCCTCGTGGTCGACCCCGCCTCGCCCGACACGGGACCGGTGTGGGACGTCTACGCGCATTACGCCTTCGCGATGGGCCTGCGCAACCTGACGCAGGTCTACGTGGGCGGCGAGCTCGTGTCGCAGAACGGGCGCAGCACGCATCCGCTCGCCGCCGACGCCTCCCGCGAACTGCACACCCGCGTGCGCGAGGTCGCGGCTCGCGCCGCTTCCCGCAGCACCTCGCGTCTGGCCTGGTGA
- a CDS encoding alpha/beta fold hydrolase, whose translation MSITEPSAGKPTIVLVHGAFAESSSWNGVITGLVSDGFPVIAVANPLRGVSSDSEYLRALLKDISGDIVLVGHSYGGTVISGGGTDNPAVKALVYVGAFAPVAGETPGDLAARLPGSTLGETLASVPLPDGGNDLYIEQSKYHAQFAADSSAEVAGVMAVTQRPIRDAAFGEQSGEPAWKTVPSWFLFGAEDKNIPVAMHRLMAERAGSKKTVELAGGSHTVGIPEAAQVVDLIREAVASVS comes from the coding sequence GTGAGCATCACCGAACCATCCGCCGGTAAACCGACCATCGTTCTCGTGCACGGCGCATTCGCCGAATCCTCCAGCTGGAACGGGGTGATCACCGGCCTGGTCAGCGACGGCTTCCCGGTCATCGCTGTGGCCAACCCGCTGCGTGGGGTCAGCTCCGACAGCGAGTACCTCCGAGCCCTCCTGAAGGACATCAGCGGCGACATCGTGCTCGTCGGGCACTCGTACGGCGGCACGGTCATCAGCGGAGGTGGAACCGACAACCCTGCGGTCAAGGCTCTCGTGTACGTCGGAGCCTTCGCGCCCGTAGCCGGAGAAACGCCCGGAGACCTGGCCGCGCGACTGCCCGGCTCGACGCTCGGTGAGACGCTCGCTTCGGTGCCGCTGCCTGACGGCGGCAACGATCTCTACATCGAGCAGAGCAAGTACCACGCGCAGTTCGCCGCCGACTCCTCGGCGGAGGTGGCCGGTGTCATGGCCGTCACCCAGCGCCCGATCCGCGACGCGGCGTTCGGTGAGCAGTCCGGCGAGCCGGCGTGGAAGACGGTTCCGTCGTGGTTCCTTTTCGGTGCCGAAGACAAGAACATCCCGGTGGCGATGCATCGTCTCATGGCGGAGCGCGCCGGCTCGAAGAAGACCGTCGAACTCGCGGGCGGCTCGCACACCGTCGGGATTCCCGAGGCAGCGCAGGTGGTCGACCTCATCCGTGAAGCCGTCGCGTCGGTCTCATGA